Within Halostella limicola, the genomic segment CGATCTTCATCGGCTCCACGAGGTCGAACTCGCGGAGCTTGTCGAGGACCTTCTCGTTGTTGTAGCCGAGCGGCGCGGCCCCGATGTGGCAGGTGAAATCGAGCAGCACGTTCCCGTCCACGTCCGTGACGAAGGGGCCGTCGGCCTCGGCCGTCACGTCCCAGACGAACTCGTGGGAGTACTCGCTCGGGGCGGCGTTCTCCCGGTGGAACTCGATCCACTTCCGCGCGTTCGGACCGGGGAGCGCGTCGGCGTCCGGTTCGGCTGTTGCCCTGTCCATACACAGTAAACGTGTATGACGTACATTAATCTTGGTGTAGATGGCCGATCCGACACGTCGGGTCTGGCTCGAAAAACGTCGGGAAACCGCTGTCGAGAAGCGGTTCAGTCGTCGTCGGCGACGACCTCGTCGCTCTGGCGCGACCGCTTCGACCTGGACCCGAAGATCCAGGCGTCCTCCTGCAGCAGCACGCGGCCGTACCGCGAGCTGAACTCCTTGATCAGCCCCAGCCCGGCGAGCAGGCAGACGAACGCGAACGGGCCGCCCGTGATGATGGCCGCGGACTGCAGCGCCTCGACGCCGCCGAGGGTCATGAGGATCGCGGCGGTCATGCCGAGGACGACGCCCCAGAAGATCCGGTTGATGCTCGACGGCTTGGCCTTGCCGCCCGTGGTCATCATCGAGACGGCGAGCGTCGAGGAGTCGGCGGACGTGATGAAGAACGTCGTCACGAGGATCATGAAGGCGATCATGAACACGGAGCCGAGCGGGAACGCCTCGAACAGCGCGAACCCGGCGACCGACGCGCCGTTCTCCCCGACGGGGCCGAGGATGTCCGTGACGCCGTTGTGCTGGGCCCAGACAGCGGAGCCGCCGACGAAGGTGAACCACGGGATGGTCGCGGCCGAGGTCGCGAAGATGCCGGTGAAGGCGACTTCGCGGACGGTGCGCCCGCGGGAGATGCGGGCGATGAACAGGCCCGCGAACGGCGACCACGAGAGCGCCCACGCCCAGTAGAACACGGTCCAGGCGTTGGCCCACTCCGTGCCGCCCTCGACGCCGGCGCCGGTGAACAGGCTCATCGACACGAAGTCGGTGACCATCCCGCCCACGGCCTGCGTGCCGAGCAGGAGGAGGAAGGCGGTCGGGCCGACGATGAACGTCGCCACCATGAGCACGATGAACAGGGCCATGTTGAAGTTCGAGAGGCGGCGGATCCCCTTGTCGACGCCGAGTACCATCGACACCGTGAACAACAGGGTCATCATCGTCACGACGGCGATGATACCGGTGGTGCCGAGGTCGATCCCCCACTGGTAGTCGAGACCGGTGACGAACTGGCTCCCGATGAAACCGAGCGACGTCGCGACGCCGCCGATGGTCGCGAAGACGGCGAGGACGTCGATGGCCTTCGCGGCGGGACCGTCGAGGTTATCGCGACCGAGCAGCGGCGTGAGCGCCGACGACACCCGCAGGGGGACATCGTCGTAGTTGTACGCGAAGTAGCCGATGGCGATCCCCATGATAGTGAAGACCGCGAGCTGCGGGAGCGCCCAGTGGAACAGGGTCTGCTGGACGGCGATGGTCATCGCCTCGGCCGACCCGCCGGAGACGTCGAACAGGGGCGACGGGCTGTCGTAGTAGAACAGCGCCTCGGTCGGCCCCCAGAAGACGACGCCGGCCGCGAAGCCAGCCGAGTAGAGCATGGTGAAAAAGGAGAAGAAGCTGTACTCGGGCTTCTCGTCGCCGAACTTGATCTTCCCCCACGGGCCGACGATCAGATACAGCAGGAAGAGGACGACGAGGAAGACGATCAGCAGCAGCGCCCAGTTGAGATACCCCAGCAGCACGTCGTTAGCGGTCGCGATGGCGCTCTCGACCGTGCTCGGACTGACGAAGTACAGCAGGATGAGCCCCACCGTCAGCCCCGCGCCGAACAGGAAGACGACCGGGTCGAGTTCCTCGCGGAACGCTTCGACTGCGCCCGCGTCGGCGTCGGCGTCGCTCATCCGCCATCACCCCCGCTGCGGCGGTCGTTCAGGTGTCTCCGCCCGTTACCCCGCGGCTGATTACCGGCATGCACCATGCATGGTGGTGACATGCCATACACAATTACTGATAATGGTATAAGTTTTTTCTTTCCGTACCTGCCATATACAGATAGCGTTTACCATGGGGCGTCGCGAGCGGAAGCGCGATCGGGCGGGAAAGCGCTCGAAAAGCGCTGTCAGTACGTCGTGGATGAAAAGCGAGAGTCGATACCGAAAAGGAGCCGCGGAGCTACTTCGTGAGGTCTTCGACCGCGCGCTCGCGGGTCTCGGCGCTCTCCGTCACGCGCTCGGCGAACTCGTCGACGCTGTCTTTGATCTCCTCGCGCGTCGCCTCCGGCGAGAACTCGTCCGACATCGTCAGCAGGCGGACGAACGCGCGGAGCTCCTCGTCGGTGATCTGGGCGAAC encodes:
- a CDS encoding BCCT family transporter — protein: MSDADADAGAVEAFREELDPVVFLFGAGLTVGLILLYFVSPSTVESAIATANDVLLGYLNWALLLIVFLVVLFLLYLIVGPWGKIKFGDEKPEYSFFSFFTMLYSAGFAAGVVFWGPTEALFYYDSPSPLFDVSGGSAEAMTIAVQQTLFHWALPQLAVFTIMGIAIGYFAYNYDDVPLRVSSALTPLLGRDNLDGPAAKAIDVLAVFATIGGVATSLGFIGSQFVTGLDYQWGIDLGTTGIIAVVTMMTLLFTVSMVLGVDKGIRRLSNFNMALFIVLMVATFIVGPTAFLLLLGTQAVGGMVTDFVSMSLFTGAGVEGGTEWANAWTVFYWAWALSWSPFAGLFIARISRGRTVREVAFTGIFATSAATIPWFTFVGGSAVWAQHNGVTDILGPVGENGASVAGFALFEAFPLGSVFMIAFMILVTTFFITSADSSTLAVSMMTTGGKAKPSSINRIFWGVVLGMTAAILMTLGGVEALQSAAIITGGPFAFVCLLAGLGLIKEFSSRYGRVLLQEDAWIFGSRSKRSRQSDEVVADDD